CCGTGAGCGTCCGTCTCGGCGTCGAGCTGGGCGAGCGTCACGCCGGGCCGGACGACGGCGACCTGGTCGTCGGGGTCGATCTCGACGATGTCGGCCATCCGGTCGAACGCCACGACCAGGCCGTCGGACCGCGGGAGGCACGCGCCGGACAGGCCGGTCCCGGAGCCCCGAGCGGTGAGCGGCACCCCGACATCGGCGGCCCACCGGACGACTGCGGCGACCTCGTCGGTGGACCCCGGGTGGACGACGCCGAGGGGCCGCACCGGCCCGAGCCCGAGCGCCTCGTCGTGGGTGAGGTCCACGCCGACCGCGTCACCGACCTCGACGTGGGCGGCGCCGACGACGGCGGCCAGCGCGTCCTCGACCTGGCTCGGATCGACCGCCATCAGAGCGTCGACCAGCCGCCGGCGGGGGCCAGGAGCACCGCGGTGACCATGGCGGTGCGTCCGGCGAACCGCCCCGGGACGCTCGTGCTCGGCTCGGACATGCGGCGACCTCCTGGCGTCGGGCCTGAGCGCAGCGTACGGCGCGTCGGGAGCCCGTCGCCCGGAGCTCAGCCGGTGGCGATGCGGTGCTGGAGGGTGAACGCCTCGGCGCGGGTGATCGCCCGGTCGGGCAGGAACGAGTTCGTCCCGCCGACCCCGGTGGTGACGCCGGCGTCGCGTGCCCAGCCGACGGCGCGGGCGTAGTACGAGGTCGACGCGACGTCGTCGAAGCCGGACAGGGGTGCCGGCGGGGTCGACTCGACGCGCCAGAGCATGGTCAGCAGCTCGGCGCGGCTGATCGTGCGGTGCGGTTCGAAGCGGTTGCTCCCGCCGACGCCGGTGGTGATGCCCCGCCAGCGCGCCCAGTCCACCGCCGTGGTGAAGAACGTCCCGCTCGGGACGTCGTCGAACCCCGCGGCCGGCGCGCCGGTCGGACCACCCCGGATGCGCCAGACCATGGTGACGGCCTCGGCACGGGTGATCTCGCGGTGGGGGAGGAACAGGTTGCCGCCGGCGCCGGTCGTGTAGCCGTGGTGCTGGGCCCAGGCGACGGGGGTCGAGAAGAAGGTGCCCGATCGGGGCACGTCGAGGAACGTCGACGGCGGGATCGGGGCGGGCGTGGCCGGCGTGCCGGTGACGGCGGCGACGAGCTCGGGGATGTCGACGACACCGGCGCCGGTGCGGGCGTCGCGCCCCGCGGTGTGGACGTCCCGCGCCGTCGACTCGAGGAGCTGCTCGATCTGGTCGGGGGTGAGCGACGGATCGAGGTGGCGGGCGAGGGCGGCGGCGCCGGCGACCATCGGCGCGGCGTACGAGGTGCCGGCACCCGGCTCCCAGTCGGTCCGGCTGAGTCCGACCACGTTCGCGCCCGGTGCGGCGAGGTCGACCTGTGAGCCCCAGGTGGAGAAGGAGGCGTAGCCGTCGTCGCTGGTGGTGGCGCCGACACCGATGACGCCGGGCATGGCGGCGGGGTACTCGACGGGGTTGCCGTCGGCGCCGTGGTTGCCGGTGGCGGCGACGACGACGACGCCCTCGGCCCGGGCCTCGGCGATGGCGGCCTCGACGACCGTCGACCGGGTGGTCCCGGCGAGCGACATGTTGATGACGTCGGCCCCGTTGTCGGCCGCCCAGAGGATCCCCTCGGCGACGTGGGACATCGAGCAGACCGTCCCCGCGCAGACGACGACCGGCTGGATGGCGACGTCACGGACCGTCGCCGACAGGAAGAGGCCGTTGCCGTGGGTCGCGGTGATCATCGACGCAACGAAGGTGCCGTGGCCGTCGAAGTCGGTCGTCGTGGGGGCGTCGTCGACGACGGACCAGCCCGTGAGGACGAGGCCGGCGAGATCGGGGTGGGAGGCCTGCACGCCCGTGTCGAGGACGGCGACCACGGTCCCGGCGGCCGAGCGGTCCCAGGCGCGGTCGGCGCCGACCGCGGCGAGCTGCCACTGGCTGCTGCGGAGCGGGTCGCCGAGGCTGCCGAGCGACACGTCGGCGCGGGCGGAGCCGACGAGCGACCAGGTGCCGTCCTCCTCGGCGGCGACGACGTCGGGGTCCGCCGTCAGCGACCGGACCGCGGCGGCAGGGTCGTTCGTCGCAGGCACGGCGTAGCGGACGACGTCGAGGTCGTCACCGACGCGCTCGACGGCCGCCACCACCGTGTGCCCGGCGGGTGCGACCTCGGCCGGTGCGAGCTCGTCGAGCGCTGGCGCGCGGTCCTCACCGGCCCCGGCCGGCGCGGCGCCGAGCAGCGAGACGGCGAGGATGGTCGCGAGCGGGAGCACGGAGCGGCGGGCCATGCTCGTCCATCGGCCCCGTCCGCCCCGTGCATGAGGGTTGGCGGCGGTCAGGCGCCGACGGCGACCAGCTCCACGTCGAAGACGAGCGTCTTGCCCGCGAGGGGGTGGTTGGCGTCGACGACCGCGGTGGTCTCGCCGAGCTCGGTGACCCAGAGCGTCATCTCCTGACCGTCGACCTGGGCGCGCAGCGGGATGCCCTCGGTGGTGCCCTCGGGGAGCTGGGCGCGGTCGACCGTCTGGGCCAGGCCGGGCTGGTGCTCGCCGTAGGCCTCCTGGGGCGGGATGGTCACGGTGCGGGTCTCGCCCTCGGCCATCTCGAGCACGGCGTTGTCGAGGCCGGGGATGATCTCGCCGACCCCGGCGGTGAACTCGAGCGGCTCACGACCCTCGGAGGAGTCGAACGTGGCGCCGTCCTCGGTCCTCCCCGTGTAGTGGATGCGGACCTTGTCTCCGGTGCTGGGCATGCCGGTCTCCTTCGCTGGCGAGCATCCCACGGTAGGGACGGGCGCCGGACCTCCCAACGTGGCGCCGATGAGTCCGGCGGGCCCGGTGCGTCTCCACACCACCATCCACCCACGAACCGTCCACGACGAAACGGAGCCCACGATGAGCTTCTACGCCTACCTCTTCTTCAGCGGTGACTGCCGCCAGGCCTTCGAGCACTACCAGCAGGTGTTCGGCGGCGAGCTCGAGATCATGACCCACGCCGAGGTCCCCGAGGGGTCCGAGATGCCGGGCGCCGAGGACCACCACGTCATGCACGCGGCGCTGAAGGTCGGCGACGCCACGCTGATGGGGTCCGACGACCCGACGGGCGACGGCGGTCCGAAGGTCGGCCTCGCGGTCACCTTCGGCGCGCCCGACGAGACCGAGGCCAAGCGGGTCTTCGACGCGCTCGCCGAAGGGGGCGAGGTCCAGATGCCGTTCGAGGCCACGTTCTTCTCCAAGGGCTTCGGTGCCCTCGTCGACCGGTGGGGCGTGTCCTGGATGATCGATACCGAGGAGGCCTGACACCCGGGGTTGGTACCGTCTTCGGATGCTCGACCTGCGACGCATCCGGACCGAACCCGACGCGGTGAAGGCCGCGCTGGCACGGCGGGGCGACGACGGGTCGTCGGTCGACGAGGTCCTGCGCCTCGACGCCGACCGCCGGGCCAGGGCCGGCGAGCGCGACGACCTGCGGGCCCGGGTCAACGCCATCTCCAAGGAGGTCGGCGCGCTCTTCCGCGACGGGAAGAAGGACGAAGCCGCAGGGCTGCAGGCCGAGAGCAAGGCCGCCGGGGAGCGCGAGAAGCAGCTCGACGCCGAGGTCACGACCCTCGACGCCGAGCTGCGCGACCGTCTCCTCCGCATGCCGAACCTGCCGAGCCCCGACGCGCCCGACGGGGCGTCGGAGGCGGACAACCCGGTCCTGCGCACCGAGGGCTACGACCCCGACGCCTACGGCGAGCACCAGCGCGTGCCGCACTGGGACATCGGCGCCGAGCTCGGGTGGCTCGACCCGGACGCCGCCGGGCGCATCTCCGGCGCCATGTTCTCGATGTACCGCGGGCCCGGCGCCCGGCTCCTGCGCGCCATGGTCCAGCTGTCCCTCGACCGCAACGGCGACGCCTACGAGGAGATCCGGCCGCCCACGCTCGTGCGCACCGACACGATGGTCTCCACCGGGCACCTGCCGAAGTTCGAGGACGAGGCGTACCACATGGAGCGCGACGACCTCTGGGCCATCCCCACCGCCGAGGTGCCGCTCACGTCCCTCGGCCGGGACCAGATCCTCGACGAGGCCGACCTGCCGTTGCGGTTCATGGCCTACACGTCCTGCTACCGCCGCGAGGCCGGGTCCGCAGGTCGTGACACCCGTGGCGTGCTGCGCTCCCACGAGTTC
This portion of the Actinomarinicola tropica genome encodes:
- a CDS encoding S8 family serine peptidase translates to MARRSVLPLATILAVSLLGAAPAGAGEDRAPALDELAPAEVAPAGHTVVAAVERVGDDLDVVRYAVPATNDPAAAVRSLTADPDVVAAEEDGTWSLVGSARADVSLGSLGDPLRSSQWQLAAVGADRAWDRSAAGTVVAVLDTGVQASHPDLAGLVLTGWSVVDDAPTTTDFDGHGTFVASMITATHGNGLFLSATVRDVAIQPVVVCAGTVCSMSHVAEGILWAADNGADVINMSLAGTTRSTVVEAAIAEARAEGVVVVAATGNHGADGNPVEYPAAMPGVIGVGATTSDDGYASFSTWGSQVDLAAPGANVVGLSRTDWEPGAGTSYAAPMVAGAAALARHLDPSLTPDQIEQLLESTARDVHTAGRDARTGAGVVDIPELVAAVTGTPATPAPIPPSTFLDVPRSGTFFSTPVAWAQHHGYTTGAGGNLFLPHREITRAEAVTMVWRIRGGPTGAPAAGFDDVPSGTFFTTAVDWARWRGITTGVGGSNRFEPHRTISRAELLTMLWRVESTPPAPLSGFDDVASTSYYARAVGWARDAGVTTGVGGTNSFLPDRAITRAEAFTLQHRIATG
- a CDS encoding FKBP-type peptidyl-prolyl cis-trans isomerase, which codes for MPSTGDKVRIHYTGRTEDGATFDSSEGREPLEFTAGVGEIIPGLDNAVLEMAEGETRTVTIPPQEAYGEHQPGLAQTVDRAQLPEGTTEGIPLRAQVDGQEMTLWVTELGETTAVVDANHPLAGKTLVFDVELVAVGA
- a CDS encoding VOC family protein — protein: MSFYAYLFFSGDCRQAFEHYQQVFGGELEIMTHAEVPEGSEMPGAEDHHVMHAALKVGDATLMGSDDPTGDGGPKVGLAVTFGAPDETEAKRVFDALAEGGEVQMPFEATFFSKGFGALVDRWGVSWMIDTEEA
- the serS gene encoding serine--tRNA ligase, producing MLDLRRIRTEPDAVKAALARRGDDGSSVDEVLRLDADRRARAGERDDLRARVNAISKEVGALFRDGKKDEAAGLQAESKAAGEREKQLDAEVTTLDAELRDRLLRMPNLPSPDAPDGASEADNPVLRTEGYDPDAYGEHQRVPHWDIGAELGWLDPDAAGRISGAMFSMYRGPGARLLRAMVQLSLDRNGDAYEEIRPPTLVRTDTMVSTGHLPKFEDEAYHMERDDLWAIPTAEVPLTSLGRDQILDEADLPLRFMAYTSCYRREAGSAGRDTRGVLRSHEFDKVELLAYAANAEQAIACQEDVLARSESILADLGLAYRVVDLCTGDLGNSAARTWDVEAYAPGCDMWLEVSSVSWFSDYQARRANIRFRPAGGGSPEVIHTVNGSAMGWPRTWAAVVETHRQPDGTIRVPKVLQPYMGGVEVIGRR